Proteins found in one Gemmatimonadaceae bacterium genomic segment:
- a CDS encoding multicopper oxidase domain-containing protein gives MIRLIRTALPGVLVLTLANPPAEPRHAVVLAPPTTPVVPARTRTYYIAADQVDWNYVPGARDEVTGRPYADSAFLVKDKPRPVSTVYKKVLYREYTDGAFRTLKLRTPEWEHLGFLGPLIRAVVGDTIRVVFKNNGDRPYSVHPHGVLYDKSSEGVPYNDGTSGADKADDGVPPGGTHTYVWVVPERAGPGPMDGSSVMWMYHSHVDEVRDINTGLFGPMIVTARGKARADGSPADVDREIIASFMQVEEQVSWLANANFHPSLDSLIKLGPKPNPSLVEDGYPWFVKFTINGFVHGSMPLAALTMRKGERVRWYLMSSTNDFDFHAPHWHGNTVILNGMRTDVAQLSMMQMATADMIPDDVGVWLFHCHVSFHNEEGMAVRYRVTP, from the coding sequence ATGATCCGATTGATTCGAACCGCGCTCCCCGGTGTCCTCGTGCTCACGCTGGCGAACCCGCCGGCCGAGCCGCGCCATGCCGTGGTCCTCGCGCCCCCGACAACCCCCGTGGTTCCGGCGCGAACACGCACCTACTACATCGCCGCCGACCAGGTGGACTGGAACTATGTGCCCGGCGCGCGGGACGAGGTCACCGGGCGCCCGTACGCCGACTCCGCCTTCTTGGTCAAGGACAAGCCGCGGCCGGTGAGCACCGTGTACAAGAAGGTGCTGTACCGCGAGTACACCGACGGCGCCTTTCGCACTCTCAAGCTCCGCACGCCCGAGTGGGAGCATCTTGGCTTCCTGGGACCGCTGATTCGCGCCGTAGTCGGCGACACGATCCGCGTCGTGTTCAAGAACAACGGCGACCGCCCGTACAGCGTGCACCCGCACGGCGTCTTATACGACAAGAGTTCCGAAGGCGTGCCGTACAACGACGGTACCAGCGGCGCCGACAAGGCCGACGACGGCGTGCCGCCCGGCGGCACCCATACCTATGTCTGGGTAGTGCCCGAGCGCGCGGGGCCGGGCCCGATGGACGGCAGCTCGGTGATGTGGATGTACCACTCGCACGTCGACGAGGTCCGCGACATCAACACGGGATTGTTCGGTCCCATGATCGTCACGGCGCGGGGCAAAGCGCGCGCCGACGGTTCGCCCGCGGACGTGGACCGCGAGATCATCGCGTCGTTCATGCAGGTGGAGGAGCAGGTCAGTTGGCTGGCGAACGCGAACTTTCATCCGTCGCTCGACTCGCTGATCAAGCTGGGTCCGAAGCCGAATCCGTCGTTGGTCGAGGATGGATACCCCTGGTTCGTGAAGTTCACGATCAACGGGTTCGTCCACGGCAGCATGCCACTCGCGGCGCTCACGATGCGGAAGGGCGAACGCGTGCGCTGGTACCTCATGTCGTCGACCAACGACTTCGATTTTCACGCTCCACACTGGCATGGCAACACGGTCATCCTGAATGGCATGCGCACCGACGTCGCGCAGCTTTCGATGATGCAGATGGCGACGGCCGACATGATCCCCGACGACGTGGGCGTATGGCTCTTTCACTGCCACGTCTCCTTTCATAACGAGGAGGGAATGGCGGTGCGGTATCGGGTGACGCCGTAA
- a CDS encoding serine hydrolase domain-containing protein, translated as MTRRYLRQLALLVLVVLPGSAAVAQSGRFDLEKTKTVLSGLIQKTLAENGVPSMSIALVRGDSIVWTAAFGYTNMRTRTPATTETLYSTGSSFKSVTATAVMQLVEQGKIKLDDPINRYLGESQVHDQPDKPVTFTHLLSHWSGLKNGAETQPIWGRKLPKTLEAMTSSLSSVRPPETKWEYNNFGYGTAGLLVQKISGQEYEAYMLEHVLKPLGVTTPHPVYPSPEMVERMALPYKAGGSFGKPAPEVQVHFDVYPAGDIYLTAEDMARYLAAQLNGGVFQGHRILSEESVREMHTPRFGGDYGFGFWIVKDSSSGHTLIHHGGAIGGQRAFLIGDLDSRVGVYYMTNSDYLPDATPPAQSEIVYAALKLLRGENYVPRPTKKGIAVDEKVLDSYVGTYDLAPVAFIVTRVGRALAFQQSNQTAVNELIAETPTRFVLRGSTITITFEGDAGKIDRLAIVAGEQHLTATRHK; from the coding sequence ATGACGCGTCGATACCTCCGCCAGCTCGCCCTGCTGGTGCTCGTCGTCCTCCCTGGATCCGCGGCGGTCGCCCAGAGCGGACGATTCGATCTCGAGAAGACGAAAACCGTGCTCTCCGGGCTGATCCAAAAGACGCTCGCCGAGAACGGCGTGCCGTCGATGTCGATCGCTCTGGTTCGCGGCGACTCGATCGTCTGGACGGCGGCGTTCGGGTACACCAACATGCGGACCCGCACGCCGGCGACGACCGAGACACTCTACAGCACCGGCTCGTCGTTCAAGTCGGTGACCGCGACGGCCGTGATGCAGCTCGTCGAGCAAGGCAAGATCAAGCTGGACGATCCGATCAATCGCTACCTCGGCGAGAGCCAGGTGCACGATCAGCCCGACAAGCCGGTGACGTTCACGCACCTCCTGTCGCACTGGTCGGGGCTCAAGAACGGCGCGGAGACGCAACCGATCTGGGGTCGGAAGCTGCCCAAGACGCTCGAGGCGATGACCTCGTCGCTCTCGTCCGTTCGGCCGCCCGAGACGAAGTGGGAATACAACAACTTCGGCTACGGGACGGCCGGCCTTCTCGTGCAGAAGATCTCGGGCCAGGAGTACGAGGCGTACATGCTCGAGCACGTGCTCAAGCCACTCGGCGTGACGACGCCGCATCCAGTGTATCCGTCCCCGGAGATGGTCGAGCGGATGGCGCTGCCCTACAAGGCCGGCGGGTCGTTCGGCAAGCCCGCGCCGGAGGTGCAGGTGCATTTCGACGTCTATCCCGCGGGCGACATCTATCTCACGGCCGAAGACATGGCCCGCTACCTCGCCGCGCAACTCAACGGCGGTGTCTTCCAAGGCCACCGGATCCTATCTGAGGAGTCGGTGCGCGAGATGCACACGCCTCGCTTTGGCGGCGACTACGGGTTCGGATTCTGGATAGTCAAGGACAGCTCGAGCGGGCACACGCTGATCCACCACGGCGGCGCGATCGGCGGTCAGCGCGCGTTCCTGATCGGCGATCTCGACTCCCGCGTCGGCGTCTATTACATGACGAACTCCGACTATCTCCCCGACGCGACTCCGCCGGCGCAATCGGAGATCGTGTATGCGGCGCTCAAGCTGTTGCGCGGAGAGAACTACGTTCCCCGGCCGACGAAAAAGGGAATCGCCGTGGACGAGAAGGTCCTCGACAGCTACGTCGGCACGTACGATTTGGCTCCGGTCGCCTTCATCGTGACCCGCGTCGGTCGCGCGCTCGCGTTTCAGCAGAGCAACCAGACGGCGGTGAACGAACTGATCGCGGAGACTCCGACGCGATTCGTCCTGCGCGGGAGCACCATCACGATCACCTTCGAAGGCGACGCCGGGAAGATCGACCGACTCGCCATCGTCGCCGGTGAGCAGCACCTGACGGCGACTCGTCACAAGTAA